ggaggagctcgccgcccggccggcggccaggAAGGTGGCAGAGCTCATGCCGCTAGATCTTGGGCTGTCCAAGAAAAATGATCGCTGACGACAAGTGCCGTGCGTGCCTTTCGGATCAAAAACAGTGTCATACCGCTACTTAATGGAAAATATAAATTCTGGCAACCATATACAACTATAGAAGAGATCAAAGGGACCATGACCTCATTTCCAATAACGATGCAAGAATCCCCAAGTGAAATTCAACTCCCAACTACTCACAAGAAAAGGGAGGAAAATCAACATCTTCCGCTGACTATTTGGAGGTGCGATTTCTTGGGCAGGAACACAGAGAAACACCTACTCAGCTTCCACGAGACCGACTGTGACCACATGCTTAAAATCGTATTATTTTGTTGATTGATATCTTCCACTTTAATCGAAGGTACGTAGAGTAGATGTACCTGAAAGTGTTCATCAGTATTGTGACCACCAGCAACTTCCTCGAAACTTCACGCTAGCTAGCTGCTAGTCCGCGATAGGCGGTAGATGAATCGAAGCATAAATTGAGCAGAGGAGAGAGCGGCTTCGGCCGCCACGGCTAAGCTAGAACCAGAAGGCGATCGAGAGAAGCTAAggcatggcgggcggcggcgccgtgaaggtgtacggcgcggcggcgtcgccgtacGTGGCGACGGTGCTGATGTGcctggaggaggccggcgccgcgtACGAGGTCATCCACCTCGACATGGCGGCGCGCGAGCAGAATGCGCCGCACCACCTCGCCCGCAACGTACGTACGTCTCTCGATCGCGCTCCGATCCGCCCCTCTCGCAGCAATTCCAATTCGTCCTCTCTAATCCCTGTGCTGATGATCCTGATTTCATTGCGCCTCGTCAGCCCTTCGGCACGATCCCCGCCATTGAGGACGGCGAACTCACCCTCTTCAGTACGCCATGCTACCAAATTAGCCAAGCTTCCGGCATGTCGTCGTCACTGAATGATTCACACACAGTTCTAATTTAAGCAATGACAATGTGCGACTGTATATTTTGTTCTGCTAGAATCGCGCGCGATCTCGCGGTACGTGCTCCGCAAGTACAgcaacgccggcggcggcgcggacctgCTGAGGGAAGGCAACCTCGAGGAGGCCGCCATGGTGGACGCGTGGCTGGAGGCGGAGGCCCACCAGTACCACCCGGCCATCTCCCACATCGTCCGGCAGTGCGTCTTCCTGCCGATGATCGGCAGCGCCCGCGACCAGCGCGTCATCGACGAGCACGCCGGCAAGCTGAGGGAGGCGCTGCGGGCGTACGACGCGCTGCTGGGCGAGCGCGCCTACCTGGCGGGGGACTTCGTCAGCCTCGCCGACCTCGCCCACGTCGGCTTCACGCACTACCTCATGCGCACCGAGTACGCGGCGCTGGTGGAGGAGCGCGCCAACGTGAAGGCGTGGTGGGAGCGGCTGTCGGCGAGGCCGGCGGTCAAGAAGGTGGCCGCGCTCATGCCCACCGCGGACATCTGAACCTGAGGCCGGCGCGGCTGGCTCCTGAGTCCACATTTTCAGTGTTGCTCTGACTAGGATTTGCCAATTTCCTTGCCATAGCCAAATCTGGATGTTTTATTTGTGTGTTTGCTGGTGTTGACCAGGCCAGTTATATACTTGTATggcaacgtatctagtgcaaatAAGGATCtcgtgcaaacccgtgcaaatctactaaacaaagtttcaaaaaattctgaaaaaaatcatgaatgtgcttctcagcttacctcatctatatataaaatttcatggtcaaattcgtcttactctagaagttacaaaaaagacaaattttctgacaacaataatggttcaaatgcatctcaaatttttctttttgtaacttctagagtaagacgaatttgaccatgaaattttatatatagatgatgtaatcttagaagcacattcatgattttttttagaattttttgaaactttgtttagtaggtttgcacgggtttgcatGAGGTCCTtagtttgcactagatatgttccctaCTTGTATTGTCCTTTGATTTGGAAACCGAATAAAGAGCGAGCGAATAAGAGTTTTTGTGAAATCAGAGTTCCATTTTCACCTCCAAATTTTTGTCCATGTTGATTGTATTTGGCCAAGTTTGGATCAAGCAagaaatttaacttgtgcaagaTCTTATATATTATATTTGCTCAttgacatttatgtcatttcgtTGCCAATCTATCCAGAAACCCGGAGAATGCGAAACGTTGGacagatatatatttttttttgagggtcAACGGGGGGGAGAGCATCCCCACCTAATTCATATTCATTTCAGGGGCTGTTTGGCAGCCAAAGCCATTACAAAAGCTGGAATTTCAGCAATTTTTGAGGGAAAGGCCAAATTTACAAGAGGGTTTACATAATGGGAAACCGTGAGCACCAGGAATCAGCAATGACACGATCGACAGCTGGCCAGCGTTGGCTCCATAGCCGTGCGTCTTCCTTGCAGGCCTGCCACAGCCGAGCGTGCGAGGCAGGCAAACTGTTGAACACCACATCGTTCCTATGCTTCCAGATGTGCCAGCAGAGGAGGTGGAGCAGGGTGTGGTAGTGTTTCGCCGGTATCCCGCCCGGCCGCTGGATAGACCATAGAGTGGAGACCTCAGCCTCGTCGATCTGGAAGCCGACGTCTTGCCATACTTTTGCTGCAAAAGGACAGGAGAAGAGGAGGTGATTGCAGTCTTCATCCGCGGCTTGGCAGAGAGCACAAGTGGCTGAATCAATCACATTTTTCACCACCAAGTTGGCCCTGCATTGAATTCGTTCTTGCACCAAGAGCCAGGTGAAGAATTGAACTCGCGGCGGTGTCTTGTTTTCCCAGACAAAAGTGGAGAAGGGGCTGGTAGGGGCACCCAGAGTTGTCATGACAAGGCGATACACAGGACCAGCCCGGAGGACGTTGTCTGCTGCAGCAAGCGGTGAGGTTCGGCGATCGTCGACCTGTTGCAAGGTCACCATGTCGAGGAGCTGACTGACTTTGTCAAGTTCGGCACGGGCTCTCCAGGTGAGGCGTGGAACCAGAAACTGATCCAAGCCCTCAGCAACGACCTCAGCCACAGACACCTCCGGATCAGTGGCATGGCTATAGAGCAGCGGAAAGGTGTCAACCAGGCGGCCAACTGACAGCCACCTATCAAGCCAGAAGGACGTGGAATCTCCATTGTTGACTTCACAGACAGTCACCGACCTATACAAAGGAAGCAGTTTCTCCAGGTCTTGCCAATGGGGGCCGGAGATATCTCCATGCATTGTGATCATGTCAATTCTCCCACGGATCCAGCGTGCCCAGGAGGAGTCGTCGGAGGTGTGCAGGCGGTGGAGCAACTTGAGAAGCATGCTTTTGTTCTGAATGGCAATATTCTTGAGGCCGAGACCGCCCTGCTCCTTGAGTTGGCAGGCACGTTCCCAGGCGACCAGGCATTGCGCGCCATGAACTTGCCCCTCACCGGCCCACAAGAATGCTCGTCTGCGTTTGTCAAAAGCGTCGAGTGCTCCCTGGGGCAGAAGCATCACGGACATCAGGCTGAGTTGACGAGGACGGCGCGCCCCATGGGGTTCAAGAGGGAAGCTTGCCACCCGGCCAGGTATCTGTCGACCTTGCTGAT
The nucleotide sequence above comes from Panicum virgatum strain AP13 chromosome 3K, P.virgatum_v5, whole genome shotgun sequence. Encoded proteins:
- the LOC120697437 gene encoding probable glutathione S-transferase GSTF1, yielding MAGGGAVKVYGAAASPYVATVLMCLEEAGAAYEVIHLDMAAREQNAPHHLARNPFGTIPAIEDGELTLFKSRAISRYVLRKYSNAGGGADLLREGNLEEAAMVDAWLEAEAHQYHPAISHIVRQCVFLPMIGSARDQRVIDEHAGKLREALRAYDALLGERAYLAGDFVSLADLAHVGFTHYLMRTEYAALVEERANVKAWWERLSARPAVKKVAALMPTADI